A portion of the Chiroxiphia lanceolata isolate bChiLan1 chromosome 10, bChiLan1.pri, whole genome shotgun sequence genome contains these proteins:
- the PPP2R3A gene encoding serine/threonine-protein phosphatase 2A regulatory subunit B'' subunit alpha isoform X1, whose translation MVSFEASLPSVVCAMAATYRLLVSSVNCYSSVVIDQHSQHTVHHCTGTCQVFRRGVTCIVAHHSVCAELSVQDANLDHKTPLPENGLALSGNEDYHQILPNNPRIKKGSSVQASSSLKDITGEAINLASGKIKEFSFEKLKNSSSHVAYRKGRKVRSESFSRRSFDFDLIYGHLNNDENCPPCGFLQSPSPVEKWQEGSDAPEVTVSPVAPFCPRAFSEENFITQILEKHKLDGSSGGDIKVCLDILLKCSEDLKKCTDIIKHCIKRKSADGVGGGNSSDPLPSSEMIYMNLMTRFSSYLKKLPLEVKPPGQREASDWAELVSCFHGLQQSPFAPVFGDEQPPRYEDIIQLPSSSAGPLALPGDQGEPTSTSQSLPTGTVAFTPTSPPSAPQSSVRAGTDALPQPAAPSPPDGASCTEALYIEEEADGDRTAGKGQRAEHRGGWQSMEHSSQRAAGSDGPADAQAERARVGDAELCPAPEDTTPLPPPLDSVLHGAQAAGPKGAQTCSRVDKEEIDKLLLDLECFSQKMESTLREPPRKQGEPAGVQVLGRQGRQVPPLAPEAKSKPADPPSSLSKIMETNGHKMEEDDKAFLLRILGSIEDFAQELVEYQTGKGSLSKEKEVMQILQETLATPSQSLLAGKKSHAGAACRDSVPASIQQAPEVIKVQSKQEKKPGAPSLAPLKPSAGPCTLLPVHKATSSSPLSINIPRFYFPKGLPNVCTNHEEIIARVEEAFSEFEDEKANVCEMGKIAKVCGCPLYWKAPLFSASGGERTGGVSVHSFVSMWRKVLQNCHDDASRFTSLLAKPGCDYLQQEDFIPLLQDVVETHPGLTFLKDAPEFHSRYITTVIQRIFYTVNRSWSGKITLTELRKSNFLQTLALLEEEDDINQITDYFSYEHFYVIYCKFWELDTDHDLYISQKDLARYSDQALSNRIIERIFSGAVVRGTEVQKEGRMSYADFVWLLISEEDKRSATSIEYWFRCMDLDGDGVLSMYELEYFYEEQCERMEVMGIEPLPFQDLLCQMLDLVKPEREGRVTLRDLKRCRMAHVFFNTFFNLEKYLDNEQRDPFAVQKDVDSDGPEPSDWDRYAAEEYEILVAEESGNEPLQEGSCEEDCDTDEVLSPPETGDKSDKLVLSDLSA comes from the exons ATGGTGAGTTTTGAAGCCTCACTTCCCAGCGTGGTCTGTGCCATGGCAGCGACCTACAGGCTGCTGGTGAGCTCTGTGAACTGCTACAGCAGTGTGGTGATAgaccagcactcccagcacaCTGTGCACCACTGCACGGGCACCTGCCAGGTGTTCAGGCGCGGGGTGACCTGCATAGTCGCCCACCACAGTGTCTGTGCAGAGCTCAGTGTCCAAGATGCCAACCTGGACCATAAAACTCCTCTTCCTGAAAACGGACTCGCTTTGTCTGGAAATGAGGACTATCACCAAATCCTCCCAAATAACCCGAGGATCAAAAAGGGCTCTTCAGTGCAAGCCTCCAGCAGTTTAAAGGACATTACTGGTGAGGCAATAAACCTTGCCAGTGGTAAAATAAAGGAGTTCTCCTTTGAAAAGCTCAAAAACTCCTCCAGTCATGTGGCCtacagaaagggaaggaaggttcGGTCAGAATCCTTCAGCAGACGATCCTTTGACTTTGACTTGATTTATGGGCACCTCAACAATGATGAGAACTGCCCTCCATGTGGCTTTTTGCAGAGTCCCTCCCCTGTGGAGAAGTGGCAGGAGGGCAGTGATGCTCCAGAAGTCACCGTGAGCCCCGTGGCTCCCTTCTGCCCTCGTGCCTTCTCTGAAGAAAACTTCATTACCCAGATTTTGGAAAAACACAAGCTAGATGGTTCTTCTGGTGGGGATATCAAGGTGTGCTTGGACATCTTGCTCAAGTGCTCAGAGGATCTGAAGAAGTGCACGGACATAATAAAACATTGCATCAAAAGGAAGTCTGCAGACGGCGTGGGTGGGGGGAACAGCAGCGACCCCCTGCCCAGTTCAGAAATGATATACATGAACCTGATGACCAGGTTTTCTTCCTACCTGAAGAAGTTGCCCTTGGAGGTGAAGCCCCCGGGGCAGAGGGAGGCGAGTGACTGGGCAGAGCTGGTGAGCTGCTTCCATGGCTTGCAGCAGAGCCCCTTTGCCCCGGTGTTCGGGGATGAGCAGCCGCCCCGCTATGAGGACATCATCCAGCTGCCATCCTCCAGCGCAGGTCCTCTGGCTCTGCCAGGTGATCAGGGGGAGCCGACAAGCACCTCTCAGTCCCTCCCCACAGGTACTGTGGCCTTTACCCCCAcctcccctcccagtgccccccagaGCAGTGTGAGAGCTGGGACAGACGCTCTACCTCAGCCAGCGGCCCCGAGCCCTCCCGACGGCGCGTCCTGCACCGAGGCGCTGTACATCGAGGAGGAGGCTGATGGGGACagaacagcagggaaagggcagagggcagagcacagagggggctggcagagcatggAGCACAGCTCCCAGCGAGCTGCTGGTTCAGATGGACCTGCTGATGCTCAAGCAGAGCGTGCCCGGGTGGGAGATGCcgagctctgccctgctcccgAGGACACGACTCCTTTACCACCACCCTTGGATTCTGTGCTGCACGGGGCCCAGGCTGCTGGCCCCAAAGGAGCCCAGACGTGCAGCAGGGTGGACAAGGAGGAGATAGACAAACTGCTGCTGGACTTGGAGTGCTTCTCCCAGAAAATGGAGAGCACTTTGAGGGAACCCCCTCGGAAGCAGGGCGAGCCTGCGGGCGTGCAGGTGttgggcaggcaggggaggcAGGTTCCACCTCTGGCTCCGGAGGCCAAAAGTAAACCTGCTGACCCCCCTTCTTCTCTGTCAAAAATCATGGAAACCAATGGTCACAAAATGGAAGAGGATGACAAAGCCTTTTTACTGCGGATCCTGGGAAGCATTGAGGACTTTGCCCAGGAGCTGGTGGAATACCAGACAGGCAAGGGGAGCTTGTCCAAGGAGAAGGAGGTGATGCAGATTCTTCAGGAAACTTTAGCAACTCCTTCACAGTCCCTccttgcagggaaaaaaagccatgcTGGGGCTGCCTGCAGAGACTCTGTTCCAGCCTCAATTCAGCAGGCCCCAGAGGTGATTAAG GTTCAAAGTAAACAAGAGAAGAAGCCTGGAGCTCCCTCCCTAGCCCCCCTGAAGCCCTCAGCTGGCCCTTGCACTCTCCTGCCTGTGCATAAAGCCACCAGCAGTTCCCCCTTGTCCATAAACATTCCACGTTTCTACTTCCCTAAAGGACTTCCCAATGTCTGCACTAACCATGAGGAAATCATTGCCAGGGTTGAAGAGGCCTTTTCAGAGTTTGAAGATGAGAAGGCAAACGTCTGTGAAATGGGGAAAATTGCTAAG GTCTGTGGCTGCCCACTCTACTGGAAAGCACCTCTGTTCAGTGCATCAGGAGGAGAGAGGACAGGAGGGGTATCTGTGCACTCCTTTGTGTCCATGTGGAGAAA AGTCCTGCAGAACTGCCACGATGATGCTTCCAGGTTCACATCCCTCCTGGCCAAGCCTGGCTGTGACTACCTACAGCAGGAGGACTtcatcccactgctccag GATGTGGTGGAAACTCACCCTGGCCTGACGTTCCTGAAGGATGCCCCGGAGTTCCATTCCCGGTACATCACCACG GTTATACAGAGAATATTCTACACCGTGAACCGCTCCTGGTCTGGGAAGATCACTCTgacagagctgaggaaaagcAACTTCTTGCAA ACCCTCGCTCTCTTGGAAGAAGAGGATGACATAAATCAGATCACAGACTATTTCTCCTATGAGCACTTCTATGTGATTTACTGTAAATTCTGGGAGCTGGACACTGACCATGACCTTTACATCAGCCAGAAGGACCTGGCTCGGTACAGTGACCAAG cTTTATCCAACAGGATAATTGAGCGAATATTCAGTGGCGCTGTGGTGAG AGGCACTGAGGTTCAGAAGGAAGGCAGGATGAGTTATGCGGATTTTGTGTGGCTCCTGATTTCAGAGGAGGACAAAAGGAGTGCTACAAG CATTGAGTACTGGTTCAGATGCATGGACCTGGATGGGGATGGAGTGCTGTCCATGTATGAGCTGGAGTATTTCTACGAGGAGCAGTGTGAGCGCATGGAGGTGATGGGCATAGAGCCCCTGCCCTTCCAGGACCTGCTGTGCCAGATGCTGGACCTCGTTAAGCCAGAGAGGGAAG GAAGAGTAACCCTGCGAGACCTGAAGAGGTGCAGAATGGCTCATGTGTTCTTCAACACCTTCTTCAATTTAGAGAAATACCTGGACAATGAACAGAGGGATCCCTTTGCAGTGCAAAAG